The region GATGTATTGCCGGATCCGGTATATAACTCCAAGCTTGTAACCAGATTTATCAACAAAGTTATGTTAGACGGCAAAAAAGGTGTTGCCGAAAACATAGTATATGACGCATTTGAAACCATTCGCGCTAAAACCGGTAAAGATCCGATGGAAGTTTTTGAAACTGCTCTCAAAAACGTTATGCCGGTTCTTGAGGTTCGTGCCCGCCGTGTAGGTGGCGCTAACTACCAAGTGCCTGTTGAAGTACGTCCTGACCGCAAACTGTCGCTCGGCATCCGCTGGCTGGTTAATTATGCCCGCGCTCGCGGTGAAAAGACCATGCACGAGCGTCTTGCTTCAGAATTGATGGATGCTGCCAATAACACCGGCGCTGCAGTTAAAAAGCGTGAAGATACTCACAAAATGGCTGAAGCTAATAAAGCTTTTGCGCATTACCGCTGGTAAAAATTCGAGGTTCGAGGTTCGAAGTTCGATTGGAGGGTTGCGCAAGCAACCCGCTCTTAAATCGAATGCGCGAACAGGCGAATATACGAACCCATAATACTAAGGAGTGAAAATAGTGGCCCGAAAGTTTCCTCTCGAAAAGACGCGGAACATCGGCATCATGGCGCACATAGACGCCGGCAAGACCACTACCACCGAACGCATACTATTTTATACCGGCAGAGTACACAAAATTGGCGAAGTTCATGACGGCGCTGCGACTATGGACTGGATGGTGCAGGAACAAGAAAGAGGTATAACGATTACCTCGGCGGCCACTACAGCCCAGTGGAAGGGGCATCGTATTAACATCATTGACACGCCAGGACACGTGGACTTTACAGTTGAAGTAGAACGTTCGCTAAGGGTACTTGACGGCTCTGTTGCGGTATTTTGTGCCAAAGGCGGCGTAGAACCGCAGTCAGAGACAGTATGGCGTCAGGCTGACAAATATGGCGTTCCTCGTATTGCCTATGTAAACAAAATGGACATCATCGGTGCTGACTTTTACCGGGTTGTCGATATGATGAAAAGCCGTCTTGGTGCTAATGCAGTACCAATTCAACTGCCGATTGGCTTTGAAGACACCTTTAAGGGTTTTGTAGACCTTGTTGAGATGAAAGCGGTTATTTACACCGATGACCTGGGTAAGGTAAGCGAAGCTACCGATATTCCTGAAGACATGATGGAAAACGTTGAATTGTACCGCCAAAACCTTTTAGATGCCGTCGCTGAAAGCGATGATGAGCTGATGATGAAATATCTTGAAGGTGAAGAACTTACCGTCGAGGAAATCAAAGCAGCCATTCGCAAAGCTACCATTGCCTGCAAAATGACACCGGTCCTCTGCGGATCTTCTTATAAAAACAAGGGCGTACAGCCGCTGTTGGACGCAGTTGTTGCTTATATGCCTGCTCCTACTGATATTCCGGCCATTAAGGGTATTAACCCTGATACCGGTGAAGAAGACGAGCGTAAAGCTGATGATAGTCTGCCGTTCTCGGCGTTAGCATTTAAAATCATGGCTGACCCCTATGTCGGCAAATTAGCCTTCTTCAGGGTATACTCCGGTCAACTGTCTTCCGGTTCCTATGTGTATAACTCCACTAAAGGCAAACGGGAGCGCATCGGGCGGATTCTTCAAATGCATGCCAATCACCGGGAAGAAATTGAAGAGGTTTACACCGGCGACATTGCCGCTGCGGTAGGTCTCAAAGATACCACTACCGGTGACACGCTGTGTGATGACAAAAACGTTATTATCCTGGAATCCATGGTCTTCCCTGAGCCGGTTATCCACATAGCTGTTGAGCCTAAGACCAAAGCTGACCAAGAAAAAATGGGCGCCGCGCTCAGCAGGCTTTCGGAAGAAGACCCTACCTTCAGAATGCACACTGACCCGGAAACCGGACAGACCATTATCTCAGGTATGGGCGAACTGCATCTTGAGATTATCGTTGACAGGATGCTCCGGGAATTCAAGGTAGAATGCAATGTGGGCAAACCTCAGGTTGCTTACCGCGAAACCATCCGTAAAGCTGTTAAAGCCGAAGGTAAATTTGTTCGACAATCCGGCGGTCGTGGTCAATACGGTCACTGCTGGCTGGAAATTGAACCCTTAGAACCCGGTCAAGGCTTTATTTTTGAAAATAAAGTTGTTGGCGGCGCTATTCCGAAAGAATACATCGCCCCGGTTGAAGCCGGTGTTAAAGAAGCCATGGAATCTGGCGTATTGGCCGGATATCCGGTGGTTGACGTCAAGGTAACCGTGTATGACGGTTCATATCATGATGTAGACTCCTCAGAGATGGCCTTCAAAATCGCTGGTTCAATGGGCTTTAAAGCTGGTGCGGCCAAAGCCAATCCGGTCATTCTTGAACCTTATATGAAGGTTGAAGTTGTTGTCCCTGAAGAGTACATGGGCGATGTTATCGGCGACTTGAACTCTCGCCGGGGGCGCATCGAGGGTATGGAAGCGCGTGCCGGTGCTCAATCCATAAAAGCGTTTGTACCGCTTTCCGAGATGTTCGGCTACGCAACCGACCTGCGTTCAAAGACCCAAGGTCGCGGCAACTATTCAATGGAATTTGACCATTATGAAGAAGTGCCGAAAAACATCGCTGAAGCTATTTCAGCGAAACACAAAGGTGCATAACCCGCTACTTACATTGCTTACCTAAATTTTAAGTAATAAACTTAGGAGGTAACACTCAATGGCTAAGAAAAAGTTTGAAAGAAACAAACCGCACGTTAACATTGGAACCATCGGTCACGTTGACCATGGCAAAACTTCACTGACAGCTGCTATCACCCTGACCCTCTCCAAACACGGCGGCGCCGAGTTCATGGCGTATGACCAAATCGACAAAGCGCCGGAAGAAAGAGAGCGCGGTATTACCATCAACACCGCTCACGTTGAGTATGAAACCGAAAAGCGTCACTATGCGCACGTTGACTGCCCGGGCCACGCTGACTACGTTAAAAACATGATCACCGGCGCCGCCCAGATGGACGGTGCAATTCTGGTAGTATCGGCTGCTGACGGCCCTATGCCGCAAACCCGTGAACATATCCTGCTGTCCCGCCAAGTAGGCGTACCGGCCATGGTTGTCTTTTTAAACAAAGCTGACCTGGTTGATGACGCTGAACTTATGGAACTGGTAGAAATGGAAGTTCGTGAACTGTTATCCAGCTACGAATTCCCGGGTGACGACATCCCGGTAGTATCCGGTTCTGCCGTTCAAGCCTTAAACTGCGGCTGCGCTAAACGGGAATGCCAATGGTGCGGCAAAATCCATGAACTGATGGACAAAGTTGACGAATACATTCCGACTCCGGAACGTGATACCGACAAAACCTTCCTGATGCCGGTAGAAGACGTATTTACCATTACCGGTCGTGGAACAGTTGCTACCGGCCGTGTGGAGCGCGGCGTAGTAAAAGTCGGGGATACCGTTGAAATCGTAGGTATGACGGAAAAACCGAAATCCACGGTAGTAACCGGCGTAGAAATGTTCCGCAAGCTGTTAGACCAAGCAGTGGCCGGCGACAACATCGGCGCCCTGCTCCGTGGTGTAGAGCGTAAAGAAATCGAGCGCGGTCAAGTATTGGCAAAGCCTGGTACAATAAAACCGCACACCAAATTCAAATCCGAAGTATACGTACTGTCCAAAGAAGAAGGCGGCCGTCACACCCCGTTTTTTAACGGCTACCGTCCGCAGTTCTACTTCCGGACAACCGACGTAACGGGTGTAGTTAGCCTGCCGGAAGGCGTAGAAATGGTAATGCCTGGCGATAACATCCAAATGAACATTGAGCTTATCACTCCGATAGCCATCGAAGAAGGCCTGCGGTTTGCTATCCGTGAAGGCGGCCGTACTGTGGGCGCCGGTGTTGTAACCGCTGTTGTTGAGTAATAAAGCTTTGTAACATAATATCTGGCAAGGGCGGCTGGTGCCGCCTTTTGCCAGGATATTGACCGGCGATGACGTGGAAGGTGGCCCGCACGCGCGGGGAAATTTCCACCGAGAATGTCCGTTCAGAGAAACTGGGCGATAAGGAGGAATAAATAAATGGCTAAACAGCAAAAAATCAGAATTCGCCTCAAGGCGTACGACCACAAGGCGCTTGATCAAAGTGCGGCTAAAATCGTTGAAACCGCAAAACGTACCGGCGCTATGGTTTCTGGCCCTATTCCGCTTCCTACAGAGAAAAATATCTTCACTATTTTGCGTTCACCCCATGTCAACAAAGACTCCCGCGAGCAATTTGAAATGCGGACCCACAAGCGTCTTATTGACATTCTGGAGCCGACCCCCAAGACGGTAGATGCTTTGATGCGTCTTGACTTGCCGGCCGGTGTGGACATTGAAATCAAGCTGTAGGAGGAGGTGCGAACATGGCTAAAGGAATTTTAGGGAAAAAACTGGGTATGACTCAAATTTTTACGGCTGAGGGCAAAGTAATTCCGGTTACTGTTATTGAAGCCGGCCCCAACGTCGTAGTGCAAAACAAGACAGTTGAAAATGATGGCTACAATGCAGTGCAGCTCGGGTTTGGCGCTGTCAAAGAAAAACATGTTAATAAGCCGATGAAGGGTCATTTTGCAAAGGCCAACGTCAAACCGGTAAAATTTATCCGTGAGTTGCGTCTGCCTGGAGCCTCTGAATATACAGTTGGTCAAGTACTGAATGCAGATGTTTTCAGCGAAGGTGAACTTGTTGATGTAACAGGTACTTCGAAAGGCAAAGGATTTGCCGGCGGCATCAAACGGCACAACTTCAAACGCGGACCTATGGCCCATGGTTCCAAGTCTCACCGTGAACCTGGCACCATTGGCTCCCGGATGAGCGGTGGCGGTGGTAAAGTATTTAAAGGTAAAAAACTTCCAGGCCGTATGGGCGGACAGAAAGTGACTGTACAACGTCTGCAAGTAGTCCGCGTGGATGTTCCGCGTAATCTTATCCTGATTAAGGGTGCCATTCCCGGAGCGAAAGGCAGTTTGGTAATGGTTAGAAATACAGTAAAACCTAATAAGTAATCGCAACTTTGCGGTTTAGGTAAAACCGCAGGTTGCGAGCATCGAAAGGAGGATGTGCTATATGCCGAAAGTGGCAGTATATGATATGACCGGTGCTCAAACCGGTGAAATCGAACTTAATGATAGCGTATTTGGTGTAGAAGTAAATGAAGCCGTTGTTCACCAGGCAGTTGTAATGCAACTGGCCAGCCAGCGCCAAGGTACCCATGCGACCAAGACAAGAGCTATGGTTCGTGGTGGCGGTAGAAAACCCTGGAAACAAAAAGGTACCGGCCGGGCAAGAGCCGGCAGCATCCGTTCCCCATTATGGGTAGGTGGCGGCACCGTATTTGGTCCTACTCCCCGCAGCTACAAATTCAGCATGCCCCGCAAAGCCCGCCGTCTGGCGCTTAAGTCAGCACTGACTGCTAAAGTTAACGATGGTGGCTTGCTGGTTGTCGAAGATATCAGCTTTGCTCAACCTAAAACCAAAGATGTAGTAAAATTCCTCGGTAATTTTGAGGCCCAAGACGCGAAAGCCCTCATCATCACCGCCGAGAATAACGAGAATGTTGAAAAATCATCACGCAACATTCCCGGTGTAAAAGCCATTAGTTCGCTTGGACTTAACGTTTATGACCTTCTGTACCATGATAAGGTGCTGGTAACCAAAGATGCAGTCGCAAAGATTGAGGAGGTGCTGGCATAATGGCAAACCCGCGCGACATACTCCTGCGGCCGTATATCACTGAGAAAACCACCAGTATGATGGCTGACAACAAATACACCTTTATTGTGCCGCTTGCAGCCAATAAAATTGAAATTCGTCAGGCTGTTGAACAAATCTTTAAAGTAAAAGTTCTAGACGTCAATACCATCCGGGTAATAGGCAAGACCAAACGTATGGGCAAGCATATCGGCAAGCGTCCGGATTTCAAAAAAGCCATTGTTAAACTGGCTCCCGGCGAACGCATTGAATTCTTTGAAGGTGTCTAATTAATTTTGCTAAAAAGGAGGGGCACACATGCCAGTTAAAAGTTTTAAACCATACGCTCCTGGCAGAAGATTTATGACGGTAGCCGATTTTTCGGATATTACCGCAGATCGTCCCGAGCGTTCTTTGACCGAGCGTTTGCAAAAACACGCCGGCCGTAACCAGCAAGGTCGTTTGACTGTCCGGCATCAAGGCGGCGGGCATAAACGTCTGTACCGCATTATTGATTTTAAACGCAATAAAGACGGTATTCCTGCAAAAGTTGCTACCATTGAATATGATCCTAACCGTTCAGCCCGGATTGCCCTCTTAAACTATGCTGACGGTGAAAAACGTTATATCCTTGCTCCGAACGGCTTAAAAGTCGGCGACACCATTATGAGCGGTCCGGAAGCTGACATCAAGGTAGGTAACGCTTTGCCTATGAAGAATATTCCGGTGGGCACTCTCTTGCATAATATTGAGATGAAAATTGGCAAAGGCGGTCAAATGGTCCGTTCAGCCGGTGCTGCCGCGCAACTTATGGCGAAAGAAGGCAACTATGCTCTTCTGCGTCTGCCGTCAGGCGAACTCCGGAAAGTTCATATCAACTGTCGGGCTACTATTGGTCAGGTAGGTAACCTTGAACATGAAAACATTACCATTGGTAAAGCCGGTCGTTCGCGTTGGCTGGGTATTCGTCCTGCTAACCGCGGCGTAGCTATGAACCCGATCGACCATCCGCATGGCGGTGGCGAAGGTCGTTCGCCTGTTGGCCGCAAGCACCCGGTTACTCCGTGGGGTAAATGCGCTATGGGTACTAAAACCCGTAAACGCAAAGCTTCTGACAAGTTGATAGTTAAGAGACGTAAGTAGTCGGTAAGTCGATAAGTCGAGGTTCGAAGTTCGCAAGGGCTAACGCGAACGAAGCGAACCCCGCGAACGCAAGCGAACACACGAAAGGAGGCTATTTAGGTGTCAAGATCAGTAAAAAAAGGACCTTATGTGCATGAAAGCTTGATGAAAAAGATTGATGCGCTTAATGCCAAAAATGATAAAAAAGTGATTAAAACCTGGTCGCGCAGTTCAACAATCCTGCCTGCTTTTGTCGGGCATACCATTGCTGTTCACGACGGTCGCAAGCACGTACCGGTATATATTACCGAAGACATGGTTGGACACAAGCTTGGCGAATTTGCGCCGACCCGGACTTATAAAGGTCACAGCGGTTCAGAACGGGCTACTGGGGTAAAGTAAACTACTCTTAGCAAAATCCGGGGATTACAGCCGGAAGGGGGTTAAATAATGGAAGCTAAAGCAATTGCCAGACACATCCGCATTGCTCCCCGCAAAATCCGCATTGTTATCGACTTAATTCGCGGCAAGAACGTGGGCGAGGCTTTTGCAATTTTAAAACATACTCCGAAAGTCGGAGCTGAAGTTGTGGAAAAGGTACTCAAATCAGCTGTTGCCAATGCTGGAAACAACTACGACATGAATACCGATGCACTGTATGTTTCACAGGCATTTGTTGACCAAGGTCCAACTTTAAAGCGCATTCATCCGCGTTCACGCGGCCAGGCCTTCAAGATTTTAAAGCGTACCAGTCATGTGACACTGGTTGTGAAAGAAAGATAAGCTAGGACGAAGGAGGGAAATTTAGTGGGTCAAAAAGTTAATCCGCATGGTCTTCGCCTTGGCATTATCAAAACTTGGGATGCAAAATGGTATGCCGACAAAGATTATGCTAAAAACCTGCATGAAGATATCAAAATCCGTGATATGCTGAAAGAAAAACTTTACACTTCCAATGTGTCGCAAATTATTATTGAACGTGCGGCAAATCGGGTGAAAGTTACTATTCATACCGCAAAGCCCGGTATGGTTATCGGTCGCGGCGGCAGCGGCATCGAAACCATTAAGAAATGGCTGAAAGACCTTACCGGCAAAAATATTGATGTTAACATTGCCGAGATTAAGCAAGCCGAACTTGATGCCACTTTAGTTGCTGAAAATATTGCCGCTCAGCTCGAAAAGCGTGTTGCGTTCCGCCGGGCTATGAAGCAGGCAGTAACTCGTACTATGCGTATGGGGGCAAAAGGTATTAAAGTAATGGTTGGCGGACGCTTAGGCGGTGCTGAAATTGCCCGCAGCGAAAGCTACCGTGAAGGCAGCATTCCTCTGCATACACTGCGTGCCGACATTGATTATGGTACTGCAGAAGCTCATACCACCTATGGCCGTATCGGCGTAAAAGTTTGGATTTACAAAGGCGAAGTTCTGCCTGAAGCCAAAAAGACTGTTGTCGCCGCTGCCGCTACTGAAGGGGGCGAACAATAATGCTTATTCCAAAAAGAGTAAAGCACCGCAAACAATTCCGCGGCCGTATGACCGGTAAAGCCAATAAAGGCAATACTGTGTCCCACGGCGAATTCGGACTTGTTGCTCTTGAACCGGCATGGATTACCAACCGTCAAATCGAGGCAGCCCGTATCGCCATGACCCGTTATATTAAACGTGGTGGTAAAGTATGGATTAAGATATTCCCTGATAAGCCGATTACTGCTAAACCGGCTGAAACCCGCATGGGTAGCGGTAAAGGTTCACCTGAATATTGGGTAGCCGTAGTTAAGCCTGGCCGTGTGATGTTTGAAATGGACGGCGTGGCTGAAGAAGTAGCCCGTGAAGCTATGCGTCTGGCAGCACACAAACTGCCTATTAAAACCAAATTCGTTAAGCGGGAGGATACCGCTCATTTGGATATGGACGCACCGGGCGTCAATGCTAAAGTGGGTGGTGAAGCAAATGAAGGCTAAAGATATCCGCGAAATGACTGCAGCCGAACTTGATCAAAAACTGAACAAGTTGAAAGAAGAACTGTTCAACCTGCGGTTCCAACACGCTACCGGCCAATTGGATAACCCCATGCGGATTCCTGCCGTCAAGAAAACAATTGCCCGCATCAAAACCGTTCAGCGTCAACGTGAACTTAAAGCCCAGTAACTTTTGGGCCCAATGTTAATGAGTGAAGGGAGGCAATGTAAAAGTGACCGTTGAAAGAAACGAGCGCAAGGTTCGTATTGGCAAAGTAGTAAGCGACAAAATGGAAAAAACAGTAGTCGTAGCCGTTGAACGTTTAGTACGGCACCCACTGTACCATAAATCTGTTAAACAAACAGTAAAATTCAAAGCTCATGACGAGAATAACGAAAGCCATATCGGCGATACCGTAAAAATTATGGAAACCCGACCGCTGTCCAAAGAAAAACGCTGGCGCGTGGTAGAAGTTATTGAGAGAGCAAAATAGATATAATCAAAACGCCAAGTAAGCTTCTAAGCTCAACTGCACTAACCGCAGCGAGCTTCACGAGGAAGGAGGATAAGCACTATGATTCAACAGCAGACCATCCTGAATGTTGCTGACAATACCGGCGCTAAACAAATTATGTGCATCCGCGTATTGGGTGGCTCATACCGCCGCTATGCCAACATTGGCGATGTCATTGTTGCATCCGTAAAAGACGCTACACCCGGTGGCGTTGTCAAGAAAGGCGATGTAGTTAAAGCCGTTGTTGTTCGTTCAAACAAGGGACTGCGCCGCCCGGACGGTTCATACATCCGGTTTGATGAAAACGCCGCAGTTGTTATTAAAGAAGATAAAAGCCCGAGAGGTACACGGATATTTGGACCAGTAGCCCGCGAGCTCAGGGACAAAGATTTCATGAAAATTATCTCACTGGCACCGGAAGTTATCTAGATTAAGGAGGTGTCCTTAAGTGTCCGAAGCCCAAAAATTGCATGTTAAAAAAGGCGACAAAGTCGTCGTACTGTCAGGCAAAGACAAAGGCAAACAAGGCAAAATCGTGGAAGCTCTGCCGAAAAAAGGCAAAGTAGTGGTAGAAGGAGTAAATAAAGTAAAGCGCCATACCAAGCCGAGCCCCAAAGCTCCTCAAGGTGGCATTATGGTAAAAGAAGCTCCTATTGCTTCCTCCAAAGTAATGCTGGTATGTCCGGCATGTGATAAACCTACCCGCATTAAAAAATCCCAGTTGGCCAGCGGTTCGTTCGCCCGTGCCTGCAAAAAATGCGGCGAAGTTATTGATAAGGATAAGTAACACCATTCTTTCCTGAAAGGAGGTTAACTCATGGCTACAAGACTTAAAGAAAAATATATAAATGAAGTAGCTCAAGCTATGATGCAGAAGTTTGGCTACAAAAACGTCATGGAAATTCCCAAAGTCGAGAAAGTGGTTATCAATATGGGTGTTGGCGAAGCAGTAGGCAATCCTAAAGTTCTCGATGCGGCTGTAAATGATATGACTTTAATCGCCGGGCAAAAACCGGTAGTAACCAGAGCAAAAAAATCCATTGCAGCTTTTAAAATCCGCGCGGGTATGCCAATCGGCGCCAAAGTAACCTTGCGTGGAGAACGGATGTATCAGTTCCTTGATAAACTGTTCAATATCTCTTTACCCCGGGTGCGCGACTTCCGCGGTGTAAGTCCGAAAGCCTTCGACGGTCGCGGTAACTACACCCTCGGTGTTAAAGAACAACTGATTTTTCCGGAGATTGAATACGATAAAGTAGACAAAATCCGCGGTATGGATATTATTATTGTTACCACTGCCAAGACTGATGAAGAAGCACGCGAACTCTTAAGACTGATGGGCATGCCCTTCAGCGCCTAGCACCTGGACGTTACTGAACAGTTTCAAGCTGAACAGGGAACAGTAAGAAAAGGAGGGAATTCGGTGGCCAAGAAGGCTTTAATTGAAAAATGGAAAAGAGAGCCTAAATTTAAAGTGCGTAAGTACAACCGCTGCAAAATCTGCGGCCGGCCGCACGGATATATGCGTAAATTTGAGATGTGCCGGATTTGTTTCCGGGAACTGAGCTACAAAGGCGCCATTCCTGGAGTAAACAAGGCAAGCTGGTAGTGCAGCAATATATAGGAAGGGGGTTCTAACACATGGTAATGACCGATCCGATTGCCGATATGCTTACACGCATTCGCAATGCTAACTCGGTTTATCACGATAAAGTCGAAATTCCGGCATCGAAAATCAAGCAAGCCGTAGTACAAATCCTGAAAGACGAAGGTTTTATCAGAGACTACGACATGATTGAAGATGGCAAGCAGGGAATGCTTCGCGTCAGTTTAAAATATGGCCCAAATCGCGAAAAAGTAATTACTGGGATTAAGCGCATTTCTAAGCCAGGTCTTCGCGTTTACGCTAAGAAAGAGCAGTTGCCGCGCGTACTGGGCGGCCTTGGAATTGCGATTATCTCGACATCCAAAGGCATCATGACCGATAAAGCTGCTCGCAAAGAAGGTCTGGGCGGCGAAGTAATCGCATATGTTTGGTAGTCTAGTGATACAGGAGGTGCAATATGTCTAGAATTGGTAGGAGTCCCATCACTGTTCCTGCTGGCGTTACCGTAACCATCGGCAATGACAACGTAGTAACAGTTAAAGGCCCTAAGGGCGAGCTGACCCGCAAGCTCCATAAAGATATGATTATCGAAATGGAAGGCAATGTTATTCACGTCAAGCGGCCTACAGATAATAAAGAACACCGTTCGCTCCACGGTTTGACCCGGACTTTAGTAAGCAACATGGTAACAGGTGTAACGCAAGGTTTCTCCAAGACATTAGAGATTGCCGGCGTTGGTTATCGTGCCGCTAAATCCGGTCAAAAACTGGCACTTACCTTAGGCTTCTCGCATCCTTTGGAAGTGGAGCCGCCTAAAGGTATCACCATTGATGTTCCTCAGCCCAACCGAATTGTTATTTCCGGTATTGACAAAGAAGTGGTTGGTGCGCTTGCTGCTAAAATCCGCGGCTATCGCGAACCAGAACCGTATAAAGGCAAAGGCATCAAATACGAAGGGGAAGTTATCCGCCGCAAAGTCGGTAAAGCCGGCGGTAAAGGCAAGAAATAAACTCATAAA is a window of Sporomusaceae bacterium ACPt DNA encoding:
- the rpsH gene encoding 30S ribosomal protein S8: MVMTDPIADMLTRIRNANSVYHDKVEIPASKIKQAVVQILKDEGFIRDYDMIEDGKQGMLRVSLKYGPNREKVITGIKRISKPGLRVYAKKEQLPRVLGGLGIAIISTSKGIMTDKAARKEGLGGEVIAYVW
- the rplF gene encoding 50S ribosomal protein L6, which translates into the protein MSRIGRSPITVPAGVTVTIGNDNVVTVKGPKGELTRKLHKDMIIEMEGNVIHVKRPTDNKEHRSLHGLTRTLVSNMVTGVTQGFSKTLEIAGVGYRAAKSGQKLALTLGFSHPLEVEPPKGITIDVPQPNRIVISGIDKEVVGALAAKIRGYREPEPYKGKGIKYEGEVIRRKVGKAGGKGKK
- the rpsN1 gene encoding 30S ribosomal protein S14: MAKKALIEKWKREPKFKVRKYNRCKICGRPHGYMRKFEMCRICFRELSYKGAIPGVNKASW
- the rplE gene encoding 50S ribosomal protein L5, whose translation is MATRLKEKYINEVAQAMMQKFGYKNVMEIPKVEKVVINMGVGEAVGNPKVLDAAVNDMTLIAGQKPVVTRAKKSIAAFKIRAGMPIGAKVTLRGERMYQFLDKLFNISLPRVRDFRGVSPKAFDGRGNYTLGVKEQLIFPEIEYDKVDKIRGMDIIIVTTAKTDEEARELLRLMGMPFSA
- the rplX gene encoding 50S ribosomal protein L24, whose protein sequence is MSEAQKLHVKKGDKVVVLSGKDKGKQGKIVEALPKKGKVVVEGVNKVKRHTKPSPKAPQGGIMVKEAPIASSKVMLVCPACDKPTRIKKSQLASGSFARACKKCGEVIDKDK